The following coding sequences lie in one Myxococcaceae bacterium JPH2 genomic window:
- the crtI gene encoding phytoene desaturase, whose protein sequence is MVRHVIVVGAGPGGLSAALNLAGQGLRVTVVEKDAVPGGRMQGLRLGAQGEYALDTGPSILQLPGVLEQMFRRAGKRLEDYARLVPVDPNTRVHFWDGTHLDTSRDLSRMEAELARFGAQQPQALRRWMAEGREKYAVAYEKFICTHAEDLGYYAPWRLAPTLRFKPWQTLYRHLDGFFHDDRLTYALSYPSKYLGLHPTTCSSVFSVIPFIELAFGVWHVEGGFRELARGMMRCAQDLGATFRLGTAVERVRVEAGRAVGVTLADGTRLDADAVVMNADLAYAAKSLVPAEAREGGRLSDATLEKAKYSCSTFMAYYGLDRAYADLPHHLIYLSESARRTDRDALEDRHVDVEDPSFYVCNPGVTDASGAPAGHSTLYVLVPTPNTSRPVDWKQTEATLRERIPDMLAKVGLKDVRRHVRAERYFTAETWRDDFHVFRGAVFNLSHTWGQLGPLRPRVKDASVEALYWVGGGTHPGSGLLTIMESANIAADYLTRAAGQGSLPGWPYVPPLEDASASGAPEQLAGVR, encoded by the coding sequence ATGGTTCGGCACGTCATCGTCGTCGGAGCAGGGCCGGGCGGGCTGTCGGCCGCCCTCAACCTGGCGGGTCAGGGGCTGCGCGTCACCGTGGTGGAGAAGGACGCGGTCCCAGGCGGGCGCATGCAGGGACTGAGATTGGGCGCGCAAGGCGAGTACGCGCTCGACACGGGTCCGTCCATCCTCCAGCTCCCCGGCGTGCTGGAGCAGATGTTCCGGCGCGCGGGCAAGCGACTGGAGGACTACGCGCGGCTGGTGCCGGTGGACCCCAACACGCGGGTGCACTTCTGGGATGGGACCCACCTGGACACCTCCCGAGACCTGTCGCGCATGGAGGCGGAGCTGGCGCGCTTCGGTGCCCAGCAGCCCCAGGCGTTGCGGAGATGGATGGCGGAGGGCCGCGAGAAGTACGCCGTGGCCTACGAGAAGTTCATCTGCACGCACGCGGAGGACCTGGGCTACTACGCGCCCTGGCGGCTGGCGCCCACGCTGCGCTTCAAACCCTGGCAGACGCTGTACCGGCACCTGGATGGTTTCTTCCACGATGACCGGCTGACGTATGCGCTGTCGTATCCGTCGAAGTACCTGGGGCTGCACCCCACCACGTGCTCGTCGGTGTTCAGCGTGATTCCTTTCATCGAGCTGGCCTTCGGCGTGTGGCACGTGGAGGGAGGCTTCCGCGAGCTGGCGCGAGGGATGATGCGCTGTGCGCAAGACCTGGGCGCCACGTTCCGATTGGGCACGGCGGTGGAGCGCGTGCGCGTGGAGGCGGGGCGCGCGGTGGGCGTGACGCTGGCGGACGGCACGAGGCTGGATGCGGATGCGGTGGTGATGAACGCGGACCTGGCCTACGCGGCGAAGTCACTCGTCCCCGCCGAGGCGCGCGAGGGCGGTCGCTTGTCCGACGCCACGCTGGAGAAGGCGAAGTACTCGTGCAGCACCTTCATGGCGTACTACGGGCTCGACCGCGCCTATGCGGACCTGCCGCACCACCTCATCTACCTGTCGGAGAGCGCGCGCCGCACGGACCGGGACGCGCTGGAGGACAGGCACGTGGACGTGGAGGACCCGTCCTTCTACGTGTGCAACCCGGGAGTGACGGACGCGTCGGGCGCGCCCGCGGGCCACTCCACGCTGTACGTGCTGGTGCCCACGCCCAACACGTCGCGTCCGGTGGACTGGAAGCAGACGGAGGCCACGCTGCGCGAGCGCATTCCAGACATGCTCGCCAAGGTGGGGCTGAAGGACGTGCGTCGGCACGTGCGCGCGGAGCGCTACTTCACCGCCGAGACGTGGCGTGACGACTTCCATGTCTTCCGAGGCGCGGTGTTCAACCTGTCCCATACGTGGGGGCAGCTCGGGCCGCTGCGTCCGCGCGTGAAGGACGCGAGCGTGGAGGCGCTGTATTGGGTGGGCGGAGGCACGCACCCGGGCAGCGGACTGCTCACCATCATGGAGAGCGCGAACATCGCCGCGGACTACCTCACGCGCGCGGCGGGACAGGGCTCCTTGCCGGGCTGGCCCTATGTCCCGCCGCTGGAGGATGCGTCCGCCTCGGGTGCGCCGGAACAGCTCGCGGGTGTCCGTTAG
- a CDS encoding purine-binding chemotaxis protein CheW, with protein sequence MNPFPEAGPREVLVFILDGQRCGVPTEDVREIVRAASLTALPRAPDVVEGLLDLRGEVLPVLDLRRRFRRPARALSPQDHFIVVRAGPRRFVMRVDRAEGFHALAPGEWDGSPHALPGVGYVAGVAKLPDGMVLVHDPRAFLTEAESLQLDAALAAPPESA encoded by the coding sequence ATGAATCCCTTTCCGGAGGCGGGTCCGCGCGAGGTGCTGGTGTTCATCCTGGATGGCCAGCGCTGCGGAGTGCCCACCGAGGACGTGCGCGAAATCGTCCGCGCCGCGAGCCTCACGGCCCTGCCTCGCGCGCCGGATGTGGTGGAGGGCCTGCTCGACTTGCGCGGCGAGGTGCTGCCCGTGCTCGACCTGCGTCGCCGCTTCCGCCGCCCCGCGCGTGCGCTGTCGCCCCAGGACCACTTCATCGTCGTGCGCGCCGGTCCTCGCCGCTTCGTGATGCGCGTGGATCGCGCCGAGGGCTTCCATGCCCTCGCGCCCGGTGAGTGGGACGGCTCGCCGCACGCGCTCCCGGGCGTGGGCTACGTGGCGGGCGTCGCGAAGCTGCCGGATGGGATGGTGCTGGTGCACGACCCGCGTGCGTTCCTCACCGAGGCCGAGTCGCTCCAGCTCGACGCGGCGCTCGCGGCCCCGCCGGAGTCCGCATGA
- a CDS encoding PhzF family phenazine biosynthesis protein: MPSLTAGLIDVFADTPLSGNPLAVVEGADALPDDTLRSIAREFNQAETTFLLRSTRADAKLRSFTASGVEIFGAGHNALGAWLWLAERGALGPLEAPKTFQQELGAEVLPITLEARAGRIHGRMKQSPLRQSPPLGNVGPLAEALALSVADVLTHPAPRVANTGAGHLLVRVRDAGTVDRARPASDKLLAVLASAGAEGCYVYAFDPAAPGTAYARFFNPTVGLWEDAATGTAAGPLCASLGAEGLLAADSTLVVEQGVHLGRRSLLHVRLTPEPEISGFGVVVMRGWLTVG, translated from the coding sequence ATGCCATCGCTGACCGCAGGGTTGATTGATGTGTTCGCGGATACGCCGTTGAGTGGCAATCCCCTGGCGGTGGTCGAGGGCGCGGATGCCCTGCCTGATGACACGCTTCGGAGCATCGCGCGTGAGTTCAATCAAGCGGAGACGACCTTCCTCCTGAGGAGCACGCGAGCGGATGCGAAGCTGCGCTCGTTCACGGCGAGCGGCGTGGAGATTTTCGGGGCGGGACACAACGCGCTCGGAGCGTGGCTGTGGCTCGCGGAGCGCGGCGCGCTCGGGCCGCTGGAAGCTCCCAAGACCTTCCAGCAGGAGCTCGGCGCGGAGGTGCTGCCCATCACACTCGAAGCGCGCGCGGGTCGCATTCACGGACGGATGAAGCAATCCCCGCTGCGGCAGTCACCGCCGCTCGGGAACGTGGGGCCGTTGGCCGAGGCGCTCGCCCTGTCCGTCGCGGACGTGCTGACGCATCCCGCGCCCCGGGTCGCGAACACGGGGGCGGGCCACCTCCTGGTGCGCGTGCGGGATGCTGGGACGGTCGACCGTGCTCGGCCCGCGAGCGACAAGCTGCTCGCGGTGCTGGCGTCAGCGGGAGCCGAGGGTTGCTATGTCTATGCATTCGACCCGGCCGCGCCCGGGACGGCCTATGCGCGCTTCTTCAATCCCACGGTGGGGCTGTGGGAGGACGCGGCGACGGGCACGGCCGCGGGGCCGCTGTGTGCCTCGCTGGGCGCGGAGGGGCTGCTGGCGGCGGACTCGACCCTGGTCGTCGAGCAGGGCGTGCACCTGGGGCGGCGCAGCTTGCTGCACGTGCGCCTGACGCCGGAGCCTGAAATCTCCGGCTTCGGTGTCGTGGTGATGCGCGGATGGCTCACCGTGGGCTGA
- a CDS encoding chemotaxis protein CheW codes for MTRASGIDWEAARARVERLIRCAESPDALTEAEARARLDARARELARPATPPPAPGSLREVVRFQSAGQAYLLASHFVLEVVREPEVIPLPGAPALLRGLTLLRGEVLPVVELAPLFGRQPSAPRGPLLVLGTSRAELVLRTEEVETVSRLASDNLLSPPARLVEEAGPWVAGALADGTLMLAGDALLEDDRLVFELSDEGAP; via the coding sequence ATGACCCGCGCGTCCGGCATCGATTGGGAAGCTGCGCGGGCGCGCGTCGAGCGACTCATCCGCTGCGCCGAGTCTCCCGATGCGCTCACCGAGGCGGAGGCTCGGGCGCGGCTCGACGCGCGAGCCCGCGAGCTGGCGCGGCCCGCGACTCCGCCTCCGGCCCCCGGCTCGTTGCGGGAAGTGGTGCGCTTCCAGAGCGCCGGCCAGGCCTATCTGCTGGCCTCTCACTTCGTGTTGGAAGTGGTGCGCGAACCCGAGGTGATTCCCCTCCCGGGCGCGCCAGCCCTCCTGCGCGGCCTCACGCTGCTGCGCGGCGAGGTGCTGCCCGTGGTGGAGCTGGCCCCGCTGTTCGGACGACAGCCCTCCGCGCCCCGCGGTCCCCTGCTCGTGCTGGGCACCTCGCGAGCCGAGCTGGTGCTGCGCACCGAGGAGGTCGAGACCGTGTCTCGCCTCGCCTCCGACAACCTCCTGTCGCCGCCCGCGCGACTGGTCGAGGAGGCCGGGCCGTGGGTGGCCGGTGCCCTCGCGGACGGCACGCTCATGCTCGCGGGAGATGCCCTGCTGGAGGACGACCGCCTCGTCTTCGAGCTGTCCGACGAAGGAGCCCCATGA
- a CDS encoding methyl-accepting chemotaxis protein, whose protein sequence is MTIGNRIRLGFGLSMLVLLVVCATAFLGARQLTRTTQGLLEAHDNFRNLRELRALLIDAETGQRGFLLTGDNSYLQPYQQALAELRQDLDRLRAALSSYPEQRARMGRLEPLVASKLGELEETIRLRRDKGEEAASAAVRDGRGRALMEEIRRVIAELQETEQARWDSHAEAASDTAQQTLAVLAVCTLLGLAIVIAGSILTTRSITHPLRQLIEGAEQLGRGQLSHRIDLKRHDEMADLAGAFNAMADRRQQSEVQLARQSEEREHTLKTVAEFVNQLASTSAEILASTTEQVAGAQEQSSAVTETVSTIEEITKTSEEAAGRARAVSDTARHSDEVGRSGRRAVEEAVSSMGSVREQVESIASRILALAEQAQAISDIITTVTDISEQTHMLALNASIEASRAGEHGRGFAVVASEVKALADQSKKATAQVRQILGQIQKATHGAVMTTEEGTKSVASATRVVTEAGATIQALSDLLTQASLTAAQIAASANQQATGIGQIRQAMHDVNQATQQGLTSSRQTERALQDINAMGQKLKGLLGEYGR, encoded by the coding sequence ATGACCATCGGAAATCGCATCAGGCTCGGCTTCGGCCTGAGCATGCTGGTCCTCCTGGTGGTGTGCGCGACCGCCTTCCTCGGCGCCCGGCAGCTCACGCGCACCACGCAGGGGCTGCTCGAAGCCCACGACAACTTCCGCAACCTGCGCGAGCTGCGAGCGCTGCTCATCGACGCGGAGACAGGCCAGCGAGGGTTCCTCCTCACGGGCGACAACTCCTATCTCCAGCCGTATCAACAGGCCCTGGCCGAGCTGCGCCAGGACCTGGACCGCCTGCGCGCCGCGCTGTCCAGCTATCCCGAGCAGCGCGCGCGCATGGGCCGGCTGGAGCCGCTGGTGGCCAGCAAGCTGGGCGAGCTGGAGGAGACCATCCGCCTGCGCCGCGACAAAGGCGAGGAGGCCGCCAGCGCCGCGGTCCGCGACGGGCGGGGCCGGGCCCTCATGGAAGAGATTCGTCGCGTCATCGCCGAACTCCAGGAGACGGAGCAGGCACGCTGGGACTCCCACGCGGAGGCGGCCAGCGACACCGCGCAGCAGACGCTGGCGGTGCTCGCCGTGTGCACCCTGCTGGGGCTCGCCATCGTCATCGCGGGCAGCATCCTCACCACCCGGAGCATCACCCACCCACTGCGCCAGCTCATCGAGGGCGCCGAGCAGCTCGGCCGGGGACAGCTCTCGCACCGCATCGACCTCAAGCGCCACGACGAGATGGCGGACCTGGCGGGCGCCTTCAACGCCATGGCGGATCGCCGTCAGCAGTCGGAGGTGCAGCTCGCGCGACAGTCCGAGGAGCGCGAGCACACGCTCAAGACAGTGGCCGAGTTCGTGAATCAGCTCGCCAGCACCAGCGCGGAGATCCTCGCCAGCACCACCGAGCAGGTGGCGGGCGCGCAGGAACAGAGCAGCGCGGTGACGGAGACGGTGAGCACCATCGAGGAAATCACCAAGACGTCCGAGGAAGCCGCCGGGCGGGCGCGCGCGGTGAGCGACACGGCTCGGCACTCGGACGAGGTGGGCCGCTCGGGTCGGCGCGCGGTGGAGGAGGCCGTCTCCTCCATGGGCAGCGTGCGGGAGCAGGTGGAGTCCATCGCCTCGCGCATCCTCGCCCTCGCCGAGCAGGCCCAGGCCATCAGCGACATCATCACCACCGTCACGGACATCTCCGAGCAGACGCACATGCTCGCGCTCAACGCGTCCATCGAGGCCAGCCGTGCCGGCGAGCACGGGCGAGGCTTCGCGGTGGTCGCGTCCGAAGTGAAGGCGCTCGCGGACCAGTCCAAGAAGGCCACCGCGCAGGTGCGCCAGATTCTCGGGCAGATCCAGAAGGCCACGCACGGCGCGGTGATGACCACCGAGGAGGGCACCAAGAGCGTGGCCTCGGCCACCCGCGTCGTCACGGAGGCAGGCGCCACCATCCAGGCGCTGTCGGATCTGCTCACGCAGGCGTCGCTCACGGCCGCGCAGATCGCCGCGTCCGCGAACCAGCAGGCCACTGGCATCGGGCAGATACGTCAGGCGATGCACGACGTGAACCAGGCCACGCAGCAAGGCCTCACGTCGTCGCGCCAGACGGAGCGCGCGCTCCAGGACATCAACGCCATGGGCCAGAAGCTCAAGGGGCTCCTGGGCGAATACGGGCGCTGA
- a CDS encoding chemotaxis protein CheR: protein MSVGPPLHPDYAAVLDLVEERAGLAPPSCPAAAEEGIQRALARTGLTDLVVYRQRLEEDPAALDDLLGELTVGETYFFRTPEHYEYLRRVVLPDLRERLGPEHTARFWSAACASGEEAYSMAVLLMTEGWAEHMSVYATDISRVALARARLARYGEWSLRGPAAERMRPYLSHEARAFTLSADVRRHVRFAYLNLAVDTWPSPGSDVWRLDVIFCRNVFIYFNRPTVEAVARRLHDSLAEGGYLITGPSDPPLSNIVPLEPVLTDWGVLYRRPLARTAIPHAVPVVAPAPPPDPPAYVPPRAPALAPAPPPVPPPPPEEPKPPRLDSDALASARRALDRGDWREAARRTGALDEDPTRAMLAVRALANLNPQAALYACGEATRRHPLTAGLRYQEALLLLGEGRLADAERTARQALYLEPGLAVAQLLLGHVLRQEGDTASAARAYGEAEALCRRLPPDSPVPLGEGERAGRLAEVARAERQRLTPDTDGGIG from the coding sequence ATGAGCGTGGGCCCACCGCTCCATCCGGACTACGCCGCCGTGCTCGACCTGGTGGAGGAGCGCGCGGGGCTCGCGCCGCCGAGCTGTCCCGCCGCCGCCGAGGAGGGCATCCAGCGCGCGCTGGCACGCACGGGGCTGACGGACCTGGTGGTGTATCGACAACGCTTGGAGGAGGACCCCGCCGCGCTGGATGACCTCCTCGGCGAGCTGACCGTCGGCGAGACGTACTTCTTCCGCACGCCCGAGCACTACGAGTACCTGCGCCGGGTGGTGCTGCCCGACCTGCGCGAGCGCCTGGGCCCGGAGCACACCGCGCGCTTCTGGAGCGCCGCCTGCGCCTCGGGCGAGGAGGCGTACTCGATGGCCGTCCTCCTCATGACCGAGGGCTGGGCCGAGCACATGTCTGTCTATGCCACGGACATCTCGCGGGTCGCGCTGGCCCGCGCGCGGCTGGCTCGCTACGGCGAGTGGTCCTTGCGAGGCCCCGCCGCGGAGCGCATGCGGCCCTATCTCAGCCACGAGGCACGCGCCTTCACGCTGTCCGCCGACGTGCGCCGACACGTGCGCTTCGCCTATCTCAACCTCGCGGTGGACACGTGGCCCTCGCCCGGCAGCGACGTCTGGCGACTGGACGTCATCTTCTGCCGCAACGTCTTCATCTACTTCAACCGGCCCACCGTCGAGGCGGTGGCGCGCCGGCTCCACGACTCGCTGGCGGAGGGCGGATACCTCATCACCGGTCCGTCGGATCCGCCCCTGTCGAACATCGTGCCGCTGGAGCCCGTGCTGACGGATTGGGGCGTGCTGTACCGCCGGCCCCTCGCGCGCACCGCCATCCCGCACGCCGTGCCCGTCGTGGCTCCCGCACCACCGCCCGACCCTCCCGCCTACGTCCCGCCTCGTGCCCCCGCGCTGGCGCCAGCGCCGCCGCCCGTCCCGCCTCCACCGCCCGAGGAGCCGAAGCCGCCGCGGCTCGACTCCGATGCGCTCGCGAGCGCGCGCCGCGCACTCGACCGGGGCGACTGGCGCGAGGCGGCGCGCAGGACAGGGGCGCTCGACGAGGACCCCACGCGCGCGATGCTCGCGGTGCGCGCCCTGGCCAACCTCAATCCGCAGGCCGCGCTCTACGCGTGCGGCGAAGCAACCCGGCGTCACCCGCTCACCGCGGGACTCCGCTACCAGGAGGCCCTGCTGCTGTTGGGCGAAGGGCGACTCGCTGACGCGGAGCGGACCGCGCGACAAGCGCTGTACCTGGAGCCGGGACTGGCCGTGGCTCAGCTCCTGCTGGGGCACGTGCTCCGACAAGAGGGAGACACGGCTTCCGCCGCGCGCGCCTACGGTGAAGCCGAGGCGCTCTGTCGCAGGCTGCCGCCAGACAGCCCCGTCCCGCTGGGCGAGGGCGAGCGCGCGGGGCGACTGGCGGAGGTGGCTCGCGCCGAGCGACAGCGACTGACGCCTGACACCGATGGAGGCATCGGATGA
- a CDS encoding nucleoside deaminase: MNHDDERYLGRAIEIAAKARAGGDAPFGSLLVDRDGRVLREAHNTVLRDRDITAHPELKLAKWAAHELPKDVAAGCTLYTSCQPCGMCTGAIDRSGIGRVVYALSSEQLIRLKPSGDFPKVPQEGPALFEAARVPVEGYYR, from the coding sequence ATGAATCACGACGACGAACGGTACCTGGGCCGGGCGATAGAGATTGCCGCGAAGGCGCGCGCGGGAGGAGACGCACCCTTCGGCTCCCTGCTCGTGGACCGGGACGGGCGTGTGCTCAGGGAGGCGCACAACACGGTGCTCCGCGACCGAGACATCACGGCGCACCCGGAGCTGAAGCTCGCGAAGTGGGCCGCGCACGAGCTGCCCAAGGACGTGGCGGCGGGGTGCACGCTGTACACGAGCTGTCAGCCCTGTGGCATGTGCACCGGAGCCATCGACCGCTCGGGCATTGGCCGGGTCGTGTATGCCCTCTCCTCGGAGCAGTTGATTCGACTGAAGCCCTCGGGTGACTTCCCCAAGGTCCCGCAGGAGGGGCCGGCGCTGTTCGAGGCCGCGCGCGTCCCCGTCGAGGGCTACTACCGCTGA
- a CDS encoding LysR family transcriptional regulator: protein MPPYELPPLNALRAFDAAARHASFKAAAAELFVTPTAISHQIRQLEDYLGVRVLDRTPRAVSLTPAGAELHEATTTGFSDISRVVSRLRRGPTPATLTLSSTPGFLSQWLVPRLDAVRRLLPEVELRLHAGDAPVSLRAGEVDVAIRYGKGPFPGTEAVALKRDTFAPVCSPRLKLTRASDLRRARLLHIDGQRVPKPPPTWARWCAEAGVTGVNTEAGLRFTDSLHAVQAALAGQGVVIVSLLLVADALATGLLCQPFAETLRGETYHFVCAPSLSTRADVATLRDWFQRTLLPPP from the coding sequence ATGCCTCCGTACGAGCTTCCTCCCTTGAACGCGTTGCGTGCCTTCGACGCGGCGGCTCGCCACGCCAGCTTCAAGGCCGCCGCCGCGGAGCTGTTCGTGACGCCCACGGCCATCAGCCACCAGATTCGGCAGCTCGAGGACTACCTGGGTGTGCGCGTGCTCGACCGGACACCTCGCGCGGTGTCCCTGACGCCCGCGGGCGCGGAGCTGCACGAGGCGACCACCACGGGCTTCTCGGACATCAGCCGAGTCGTGTCCCGCCTGCGACGGGGACCGACGCCGGCCACGCTGACGCTCTCCTCCACTCCGGGCTTCTTGAGCCAGTGGTTGGTTCCGCGTCTCGATGCGGTCCGCCGCCTCCTGCCCGAGGTCGAGCTCCGACTCCATGCCGGTGACGCACCCGTCTCATTGAGGGCGGGCGAGGTCGACGTGGCCATCCGCTACGGCAAGGGGCCCTTCCCTGGAACCGAGGCCGTGGCGCTGAAGCGCGACACCTTCGCCCCCGTGTGCAGCCCTCGGCTGAAGCTCACGCGCGCCAGCGACCTGCGCCGCGCCAGACTCCTCCACATCGATGGGCAGCGCGTCCCCAAGCCCCCGCCCACCTGGGCACGCTGGTGCGCCGAGGCCGGCGTCACGGGAGTGAACACCGAGGCGGGTCTGCGCTTCACGGACAGCCTGCACGCGGTCCAGGCCGCGCTCGCGGGACAGGGCGTCGTCATCGTCAGCCTGCTCCTGGTCGCGGACGCCTTGGCCACGGGCCTCCTGTGCCAGCCATTCGCCGAGACCCTTCGCGGCGAGACCTATCACTTCGTCTGCGCGCCGAGCCTGAGCACCCGCGCCGACGTCGCCACGCTCCGCGACTGGTTTCAGCGCACGCTGCTTCCCCCGCCCTGA
- a CDS encoding CHASE domain-containing protein — protein sequence MPLRHNAATLCALLVGLLVTTVATTYVHRAITERRQRRFEDAVTEGTSRIQQRMDTHQAALLGVRSLFASSHQVDPGEFHQYVHSLELGERNPGLQGIGYAPWTEGHAPLLYMEPLGAAAPLPLGTDLMAEPTRREALARARDTGEPAASGPLPPFLSDDDSEARFDLVVPFYVPPSPTTVEARRRTLRGFIYAPFHARELIQALRFPVPTAGTLALDIHDGTVANTGPLLFQSTPRPPPPHASRMERVVTVDIAGRSWTLRFTAPSGYAGLGARSQQWVVLGSGLLLTLLLCLVTRAQARAQTRAEAATAEQRRLAQAAESAVHLRDDFLGIAAHELRTPLTSLQLQLQLLQRQLGPGAPLDTERVARGVATCARQTARLSQLMDSLLDLSRITRGRMELQLESLDLGEVVRELARRFEAEAQGTDVRLTVRASPGVRGHWDRLRLEQVVTNLLSNALKYGHGAPVDVRVDGDGAHAWLEVEDRGIGIAPEDAPRIFERFERAVSSRHYGGLGLGLFITRQLVEALGGHISVASTPGRGSTFTVTLPLAGPPRGPDVHVPPDAPPP from the coding sequence ATGCCCCTGCGCCACAACGCGGCCACCCTCTGCGCCCTGCTGGTGGGGCTGCTGGTCACCACCGTGGCCACGACCTACGTGCACCGCGCCATCACGGAGCGCCGTCAGCGCCGCTTCGAGGACGCGGTCACCGAGGGCACCTCGCGCATCCAGCAGCGCATGGACACCCATCAGGCCGCACTGCTCGGCGTGCGCTCCCTGTTCGCCAGCAGCCACCAGGTAGACCCCGGCGAGTTCCACCAGTACGTCCACAGCCTGGAGCTGGGAGAGCGCAACCCCGGCCTCCAGGGCATCGGCTACGCGCCGTGGACCGAGGGCCACGCCCCATTGCTGTACATGGAGCCGCTCGGAGCTGCGGCCCCCCTTCCGCTCGGCACGGACCTGATGGCCGAGCCCACTCGGCGAGAGGCCCTGGCGCGCGCGAGAGACACGGGCGAGCCCGCCGCCAGCGGCCCGCTGCCTCCCTTCCTCAGCGATGACGACTCCGAAGCGCGCTTCGACCTCGTCGTCCCCTTCTACGTGCCGCCCTCGCCCACCACCGTCGAGGCGCGACGGCGCACCCTGCGCGGCTTCATCTACGCGCCCTTCCACGCGCGCGAACTCATCCAGGCCTTGCGCTTCCCGGTGCCCACCGCGGGCACGCTCGCGCTGGACATCCATGACGGCACCGTCGCGAACACAGGGCCCCTCCTCTTCCAGTCCACGCCCCGTCCGCCGCCGCCCCATGCCTCGCGCATGGAACGCGTGGTGACGGTGGACATCGCCGGGCGCTCTTGGACGCTGCGCTTCACCGCGCCGTCCGGCTACGCGGGACTGGGCGCGCGCTCTCAGCAGTGGGTGGTGCTGGGCAGCGGGCTGCTGCTGACCTTGCTGCTGTGCCTGGTCACCCGCGCGCAAGCCCGGGCTCAAACACGCGCGGAGGCGGCCACCGCCGAGCAGCGTCGCCTCGCGCAGGCCGCGGAGAGCGCGGTCCACCTGCGCGACGATTTCCTCGGCATCGCGGCGCACGAGCTGCGCACGCCGCTCACGTCCCTCCAGCTCCAGCTCCAGCTCCTCCAGCGACAGCTCGGCCCGGGCGCGCCCCTGGACACCGAGCGCGTGGCACGCGGCGTGGCCACGTGCGCGCGACAAACCGCGCGCCTGTCCCAGCTCATGGACAGCCTCCTGGACTTGTCTCGCATCACCCGCGGGCGCATGGAGCTGCAGCTCGAATCGCTGGACCTGGGTGAGGTCGTGCGCGAGCTGGCCCGGCGCTTCGAGGCCGAGGCCCAGGGCACCGACGTGCGCCTCACCGTGCGCGCGAGCCCGGGCGTGCGCGGACACTGGGACCGGCTTCGGCTGGAGCAGGTGGTGACGAACCTGCTGTCCAACGCGCTGAAGTACGGCCACGGCGCGCCCGTGGACGTGCGCGTGGATGGCGACGGCGCTCACGCGTGGCTGGAAGTGGAGGACCGCGGCATCGGCATCGCGCCCGAGGACGCGCCGCGCATCTTCGAGCGCTTCGAGCGCGCCGTCTCCAGCCGCCACTACGGCGGCCTGGGGCTAGGATTGTTCATCACCCGCCAGCTCGTGGAGGCGTTGGGCGGACACATCTCCGTGGCGAGCACGCCGGGCCGAGGCTCCACCTTCACCGTCACGCTGCCCCTGGCGGGACCGCCGCGCGGTCCGGACGTCCACGTTCCACCGGACGCGCCCCCGCCATGA